The Paenibacillus sp. FSL R7-0345 DNA segment ATGCGGCATCGCAGGCGATGTGCCCCGGGAAGGCATGGACATCGTCTACCACAAGCGTCCGCCGTTCTGCAGCGGAGGTTCCGCAGACTCCACGGCCCAGCGGAATGCGGATGCAGGCCGGCAGACCCTGGAACGGGCCGAGAACCAGCTCTGTGCCGTCGAAAAGGTAGAATCCGGTCCAGTTGGTATCCGGCATAGAAAATTTAAGCAGCGCTGAGGCATTGGCCAGATTGGCTATTGCACTTGGTTCGCCGTCGATCAGTGCTGCAAGCTGTGACAATACGGATTCGAACCGTTCACTGCGTGTCCCGTCATAGGGCATTGCCTGAAACATGAAGCATCACCTTCCTGTACCTTGAATCAGTAATGAAATATAACTGTAATTAACAACATAGTACAGGGGGACTCGGATCGTCAAGTATTACCGTATATTTGAATAAATCACAATAGGACCCTTATCTGGAGCTGTGATAATGTTTCCGCATCCCCCTGTCAGGGTAATGCTTAATATATCATAGGCTCTTGGCCGGAAGGAGTGGAATATGCGCGCCGATGTACAGAACTTGTTTATAGGAATCCATATGCTTTATATTGCACATGAAAGAGATTTAACCTTGTCGGATACGTTGCCGGAACTTGAAAGCCTTGGATACCGGGTGGCGGAACGCGAAGTGAAGCAGGAGCTGGAGCGGCTCACCCAGGAAAACTTCCTGACTGCCCA contains these protein-coding regions:
- a CDS encoding GAF domain-containing protein; translated protein: MFQAMPYDGTRSERFESVLSQLAALIDGEPSAIANLANASALLKFSMPDTNWTGFYLFDGTELVLGPFQGLPACIRIPLGRGVCGTSAAERRTLVVDDVHAFPGHIACDAASNSEIVVPLIKDDQLIGVLDIDSPLKHRFDDEERRFLERFAAMISAVL